The window CACACAATTCTAGACATGAACTACAATGTGGTGGTACAATGTTAAATAGATAACTAAGAGTTGCTAAAGAAGAAACAGAACAAAAAGAAAGGATTCCATGAAGTCAGAAAACCAGAGTAAGATCAAAGCAAAGTACCTCCGCCGTTTATAAACGATACCAGGTCATCCACAGAACGTTCGTCCACATGTTCTTCAACCTCAACATTCTAAGACATGGAAAACCCCAACTTAATAAGCTAGTGAAAGAGCTCAACTTCATTCAATAGCCTAAACAAGTAAAATAACATACCTGCAATCTCTCTCCTTCTTTTAGCTCCTTTCTTTTCTTTGCGTTCAATCTGTTCAGTAGTCGAATCCCTGGATCATCCATTGTGTTCTTCAGAGGCACTAATTTCTCCTCCTggataaaaaaatcattaaaaagtgGTCAAAAAGAAAAGCAGAAGGAGGAGACAAAATCCTACTAAGGGATGATGTATGACATACGTCAGTAAGGTGACTAAGGTCATCAGGAAAATTAAGTATCTCTCTCATCTCCTCAGGGGTTTTTCCTTCCATGCTTCGTGCAAGCGTGCGACAAGTAAGATCAACCAAAGGCTTCAGCTGTAAACTGTCAGCGGCTGAGGCCAACTCACGTAGCATCGTTGTGTCCATCCGGATGAATTTTTGATCATAAGTTTTTCGTTCCTAAAGAGCAGAAAAATTAGATGCATTGAAAGAGGCCAGACCGACATGGAAATATTATACAAACCTTGTTTGAACGTCCATGCACTCGATGAAATCTACAGTAATCAAGAATCAAGCTGAGCGTAGCTTGATTTACTTGCTGTGGGAGCGATATTGCATGATTCTTAGAAGTTCCAACACCCTTGCATACAACCTCTTGACATATCATGGGAAAGAAGATCGCAATCTCTTTTTCCACTCGGTGAATTGAACCATCGGCAGTTTTAAGCCAGATGTAGGACTGCATCATCTGAATCCATGACAGAGAAAAAACTAGTTTATTTTTGGAGCAAGGTGCACAATGCAAGTTAGTCAAGAACTATACTTACTCACAATATCTAACAACCCTCAGAACCTTAAACAATACTAGCCAAAGCATTGACATCCATGTGAAACAGTGCTTAACTAAAACTGGCTATCaacagaaaaaaagaagaagaaaattttCACCTCTCGTTTCATGATGGCCAGATAACTTTCTGTCATTGGTAATGGAGTTGATGACCAAGCCACTGTATCGCCccttaaaaagaaattatagtTGCACATTCAGCTACAAGAAATGGGAGACACATCCTACTATACAATGCCTCTGTTTGCTTCAAAAACTTGAAGCTCTTCAGGATAAAAACTAGCAATATAGATCCACCAAACAAGTAAAAGAAAGGCACAACATATAAATctaataaagagagagagatattaaCCACTCcagcaaaataaataaagaagaagACTTTTCATAACATAATCATCTTCTTAATGGTTTCGTAATCTCAAAAGGAACTACAAATCAAGAAAGTGAAATCTACGCTTGATTATACCAATAACACAATCAAACACGTAAGAGTATAGAGATTATACAGAACATGCAATCTACCGATATGAGCTCTTTTGGAACGAAGAAGAGTCATCTATCTAATAAACCCGCCGTACCTTAAAGCTGAGATTAAGAAATGGAAGTTTACTAGCGGCGGAGGGGATTTCAATCTGACGGTGGGCAGCGACGGCCGGCGAGCGAGAGAGGCTAGTTAGTTCGTCGAATTTTCGGAAACGAAATCAATGGTTGGGTTAGTCTCCGGTTCAACTCAGTGTGGACTGGTGTAGTGCGTGGCTCGGCTCGAGTTGTTGTTAGTTCGTCGCTtggaattatatattttctcgctaatttttatttatttatttttgtgaaaagtGATTTTTCTCAATTACCAGACCCGCCGCAGATGGATCTTGAGTGGGGGTTTGTGGACTAAAATGTCAGCCCATTCATAATTGTGGTTTAATATAAGCCCAAAGTATGGGCCAATATTTTAAAGGGCTCGAATCTTTTTATATGGATTATTAACTAACACTGTTATgtggaaaacaaaaataagcCTCCTAAGAGAATAATCAGTAATATAAATATGATATAGTAATTATGTTATTAAATTTACAACAAAAAGAGTGTTTAAAACATTAATACAAAGACAGGTGTTAATTGGgggttctaaatatttttttttgggtctcTAATGAAAATATCCATCTCATTCTCTTTCATctgttttaattaatttttatttgtttaatggGAGAAACCGGTTGAGTTATCTTCAATGAGGGTGTTCTAAGTGGAGGTCAGGTGGGGAGAGTAACGCAACGGGAATAATAGGAGTGTGCATGACATAATTGCACCTTTGATGAAGAACCCATCAAAATAAAATAGGGAAGAATGATTAATATTGGTCTCTGACTGTGACAAGTTTTTGGGGGTGGTTTGGTCGGTTTTGTATACGTAAGTTCGTGCCACGTGCCCTTTTATCCATGGAATGGACGGCTTGGAATCATGGACTTGAGAATATTCTCATATCAAATCCAAACAAATTACAACCTTCTCGAATTTATCTAATCGTTAAAGTTTAGAAAATGGCTTCTTCATCAAAGTAGCAAAAACATAATAAACAATTGCGAATCCATTGGAATATAGtagataatatttaattaaacacgttgaataatatatatgaaggatcgatcattatattttttcttctttttcggaATACATATATGGAAAACATAATGGCGTAGACTGTAGAATGGGTTGAATATGTACTACGAATTCTCCAGAATTTGTGTGGATGACAAAAAATGTTGCAAACCTGATATTCCATACGATCTAAAGTTTATCTAACCAAAAATCAAAGTCACACGAATAAAAGCAAGATGGTGTACACAGTACACCTCACTCATGCTTTTAATTTCTATAAACAGGAGATATATGGCACCTCATGCTTGGTAATCCTCTCTCATTTTTCCTGTCTTCATGTCGAGCCTAACTTTCATTACCAAGCATGCCAATGGTTCGCCAGAAGAGAGGATTTAGAAATTTAGTATATGGTATACAGTGATTTAGTGTCAAActtatcaaaattaattaattatgccACAAAGCTGCAGATTTGAACTTGTGATATGAGGATTTTCAGTCATATGTTTGACCAGTTGAGTTATCCTGGCCATTATCGAAAAAATCAGATGATTATTTTTTCGACGATATGAACATATTTTAATTGATGTGTCGATATCAACAATGACTTGTTATTTTGATGAATCAGTTCTCAGGACAAAAGAAGATTATGCAAAGACTTCTGTATATGAGTTTGGTTGGTTTATGCAAAGACTTCCATATATGAGCTTGGTTGGTTTATGCATGGAGTTTAGGTGATAAAGGAAAGCGAATTTTGGTATCTATGAGTAGAAGAAAACAGCATGTGTAAAGACATCAAAGCAACGAGGCAACGTACCATTATTGTTCAATGTTCActactttttcttcttttggctTAAACGTTGTCTTTCCTTTTTGGCATATAGTGGATTGCAGCCGAATATTACACAACCTCAATCTTCTTCGTTCATTCCACTCATGTCTATATATATGCCATTTACATATTCATGGTAGATGGTATGCCTGCtgcatgtatgtatatatatttctgaGCTACTAGTTGTGTATTTAACTATTTACCCATATTAATTGATCTATGGATGAATTTAGAAATTTCAGTTAAACAATATACAGGTCTCATCGTGCATGGTTATTACCATCACTcctaactttgtttttttttttttttttgaaacactcacTCTAACTTTGTTTATGTTGCACAATTAGTATTCTTATGAGATTATAACAAGAAGAGAAATGTTATTTTAcaccaaaaagaaagaaagaatgaagtatttgataaaaaaaaaaaaaaagaaaggttaCAGattaaagtaataaaataatgTAATAGATTTTTGTTAGATGAGGAGTGTGACTGGATGTATTTGTTAGAGTAAATATTTactctaattttaatttttactcgAAATTCAACTTTGGTTTCGAATGGTGACCATCGTCCCGCTCCgccccgcagttaacagtaacaaaaatctctacatatactatatatctatatatttttataactgttaaaaccgcaccgcagttgaaccgcttgttctgcaccgctcaaaccgcagtcacaCTTTTTCTATCCAATCAGGTGAAATAATGTTTTCAATCCATTTACTCCAACAGTGgagaaaaactaataaaagtagAGTAACTTTTTACTCCATGTTATACAAGTAAAAAGTTTTACTCCACTTTACTCTAATTTATTTCTGCTCTTCTCCATTTCTTTTTTTCCCACCAATTTACTCTATGAATAACCAATCACACTTGAGTTGTCCCTATGTATGTTAGGTGCGGCGAGCCCATCCTAATCTGACAAAAGTCCAAATAAACCGCCGTATTACCTCAACCACAACTTTTTCATCCTCTCAATTTTAATATTGTATTAGAATTGTTTTCTTTGTCGACTTTGTTGTCAAAATCACCATTCATAAAAGACAATAAGAAATATAATTCGTAAAATAACTGTCCACATAACTATATTATCAAAAATCATTTGATTAGAGAACACAAAACAGCTGGAAAGCGCAATTTGAAACTCTGGCCACAGATTATAATTATCATTaatcaataattattattatcagCAACGAAGCTGATAACGTTAATTATATCATGAAATTAAACTGAGCAATTAACAAAGTAACTATCATCgtgttttaattaattttatttccaTTTGTTTGCATTATCTTCCACCTTCAGCTTCGTCACTATAAAACCACCACTCTCTGCTTCTCTGCAACACATTATTACACACTCAtctagaaagagagagagagagaagaaactcAAGAGATGGAGGGCAAGGAAGAAGATGTTAGAGTCGGAGCCAACAAATTCCCCGAGAGACAACCCATCGGAACATCGGCTCAGAGCGACAAAGACTACAAGGAGCCGCCTCCTGCGCCGTTGTTCGAGCCCGGCGAGCTTGCGTCGTGGTCCTTCTGGAGAGCCGGAATCGCCGAGTTCATCGCCACGTTTCTCTTCCTTTACATAACTGTGTTGACCGTCATGGGTGTCAAGAGGTCACCGAGCATGTGTGCTTCTGTCGGAATCCAAGGGATAGCTTGGGCTTTCGGTGGTATGATCTTCGCTCTCGTCTACTGTACGGCTGGTATCTCCGGTAAGTCACCACCACACTCcagatttatatttatacatcttaatgcatttttattatGTAATAACGGTAaactgtaattttttttataaatttaattatgtttCGCGAACTTTGATTGGATAAAATTTCTgggaaatatttaattttaatcacaaaataatgtatttataatcATAATTTAAAACTTTCAACTTTCTATTTGTAGATGTTGTAATAACGATTTGTGTTGTGTAATGACCTCTCAGGTGGACACATCAACCCAGCAGTCACGTTTGGTCTGTTTCTGGCTAGGAAGCTTTCGCTCACACGAGCTGTGTACTATATAGTGATGCAGTGCTTAGGAGCCATCTGTGGAGCTGGTGTGGTCAAGGGGTTCCAACCAAAGcagtaccaagctctaggaggTGGAGCTAACACGGTTGCTCCTGGTTACACCAAAGGAAGTGGTCTCGGTGCTGAGATTATTGGAACCTTTGTGCTAGTTTACACCGTCTTCTCCGCTACTGACGCTAAGAGAAACGCTCGTGATTCTCATGTTCCTGTAAGTTGTACAAAAAAAGAGACAGGACTTTTGTGGTGTTATGTTGGATTAGGATAAGAATgctaaattgttttttttggaaTTGGACAGATTCTTGCACCTCTCCCAATCGGATTCGCTGTGTTCTTGGTCCACTTGGCAACCATCCCAATCACTGGAACTGGAATCAACCCAGCAAGAAGTCTTGGAGCTGCAATCATCTTCAACAAGGACAACGCTTGGGACGACCATGTGAGTTTTCCACTTCTCACCAAAAAATTACATTTCGATTTGGGATCACCGGATTACTAAATCtttgttttattcttttttttttatagtggGTCTTTTGGGTTGGACCATTCATCGGTGCTGCACTTGCTGCTCTTTACCACGTGATAGTCATCAGAGCCATCCCATTCAAGTCCAGAAGCTGATTTGAGTTactctttaaaaaaatgttCCCTTAGTTTGCTTTCTTTTGTGAATGTACTACTTGTGTGAAACATCGTGTGTATGTGTTGCTGCTCTACATTGCCTGATGCAAACTCTTATACAACGGAACGACATTCCCCTGAAAAAGTTGTAATATCTCCTCGTCTTTCAAAATGATTTCTATAATTGAACGTTCTGGGCAGGCATTTAATCTTGAAACAAAGTGGAACAACACATATTAGCTTACAATCTGCTACAGAGACAAAATCCTATCTGGTTAATGAACCAAAAATATTTAGTGGCCGTATAGGCTTATAGTTCATCCTTGGTAACATCATTCTTGCTAGTATCACCATCTTCATCATCTTTGCTTTGCTTAGCTTGAAGTTTTTCAAAGACATCATCAAGAGGAGGATCTCCGGGTCTTCGAAACTCTTGTTTTCCTATCTTAACCTCATAAGCCTCTTCTTGGCTCAGCACAAACTCCCTTAGCTAAATTCAAAATCAATTGCACTTCTCAAGATCTCTGACTAATCCGTTTAATAAAATTCACAACTTTTTTTATCATTACCTCAGTAACTTCCTTCCCATTCTGCATATTGAACATCACCGTGCTTCGATCCACAGCCATGAATCTCACTCCTAACCCACCTGTTCTCAGAACTTTCGTCCATCTCATAGCAATCTCCACCACCATATCCtgataatcaatttttttttaaactcacgACTTTTTCAATCACATGAATGGATTCGTCTTTTTGTCTACCTTAGTACGGTGAACGCCTAACCGGAGCTTGACGAATCCGACGACCGGTGCAAAAGTCCGTTTAGCCATTTCTTCTTGGATCTGATCGAATCCCATGTCGGAGAAATCCGGAGGCGGATCGAACTCCGGCGTCGCTGCTTTACTCCCCCACTGTTTCCATGAATCGTCTTCTTCATTGTCTTCCACGTCGTCTAGATCGTCGGTGATCTCGATCTTCCCTGCTTCGACGAGATGTAAGGAACCGTATAAACTCGAGAACAGAAGAAACACGAGGCAAAAGAGTAAACTAACACAAGAGGAGCGAATCATTTTCTCCATGGAATCAATCATACACGGCGAAGCTAGACGGCAACGGTATTTCTAAATCAGTTGGGGGAGAGAGATCAGTAAACTGAAATCTACTCGCCGTTTCCTTCTTTCATAAACGAAACGCGTGTCGTGTTATATGCGTCAATACGACAAGCATGTAAATGCTGAAAGAGAAGAACGACACGGCGTTTTCACTTTTGTTTTCTTCGACGCAAATATCACGCAGTTTCCGTGTTCCAACAGTATCAAGACGGTGGGGCCCACcaatcaaactaaaaaaaacataaaaaaatcagattaatacgtctcaaaaaaaaaataaaaaaatcaaaaaggaaAAGGGAAGTAAATCAGCACCAGCTAGGGTTTGACTGCGAGAAATTTCTGATCGCGTGAGTTTGTGAATCAATCATCGAATCCTTCCGTGGATTTCGCTTATCGAAAAGCCACCTCAAAGGATCTGGTTTATACCTTTGCATCCCGCAACTTTCGCTTCTCTCAGATTAACCCCCCAAAAAAATTCGATGCAAATCTGGAGAGAGAGAGTTTGTGTGCGTGACAACCACTGAGTGTGTGCCTTTTCGAACGTTGTTGCTATTTGAAGGGTCTTTCCTTGGCGTGTTTGCTTCTGCTTCtcgattattattatttttggtttggtagggtttttcaactttttattttgtcttcttcttcttcttattgtgAGTTTGAATTTGATTTTGATTGTTTTTGAGGTGTAGTGACTGTCAGATTCTTTGGCGAATTGTATGCAATCTGGAGGCAGTGGTGGAGGGCCCGCCCGGAACCCGGGCATGGGTCCGGGCGGTCGGACCAACTCCACGTCATCCGCTgcgtctccttcttcttcatcttcatctgtgcaacagcagcagcagcagctggCGTCTAGGCAGGTAAAGGATTCTGAAAGTGGATTTGGTTCGTTTAAAAGAGTAcaatgctctctctctctttagttATTTGCTAGTGTTGCCACTTGGAAATACCTGAGTTGCTCTGATAAATCATTGTCCTTTTTTTATATGGCAGCAACATCAGCTGAGAAACTCAGAGGGAAATGATGGCATGTTTGCGTATCATGCTGGTGGGGCACAGGGAATGATGGGAGCTGGCAGCTTTGGTTCCCCCTCTGCCTCTATGCAACCTAGGAAGTTCTTTGACTCTCCTCAACTACAACAGCAACATGGTGAGGGCCAGCAAAGTATTAATCCAATGCAGCAAGCCTATATTCAGTTTGCTTTACAAGCTCAGCAACAAAAGGCACAGCAGCAAGCTAGAATGGGAATTATGATGGGTTCTTCAAAGGATCAAGATGCACGGATGGGTGTGTTGAATATGCAGGAAATGATGCCCATGCAGGCATCTAATATGGCCCAGGCCTCGTCCTCTAGGCCAGCGGGTGAACAGTTTTCTCACGGTGAAAGGCAGATGGAATCAGGTCCTCAACAAAGGAACGAAACAAAACCTCATCCTCAGCAGGTTGGAACGGGGCAACTAATGCCTGGAAATATCATAAGGCCAATGCAGGCACCACAGGCGATGCAGGGTGTCAATAACATGGGAACCAACCAACTCGCACTTTCACAGCAGTGGCAGGCGATGCAGGCATGGGCGCGTGAGCGTAATATTGATCTCTCACATCCTGCTAACGCCAACCAGATGGCCCACATACTTCAGGGAAGAATGGCTGCCCAACAGAAAGCTATTGAAGGCAATGTGGCTTCACAGTCACCAACTATGCCAGTCTCTAGCCAGCCGGTTTCGTCTTCAGCGCTTCCAGGTGAGAATTCACCTCGTGCCAACTCTGCTAGTGATATCTCTGGGCAGTCAGGAGGACCAGCGAAGGCCAGACATGCAAACTCATTTGCCTCGACTTCCAGTCCCAGAATGGTGAACCCTGCTGCGAGTCCCTTCTCCCAAGGGAGAGATAATCCAATGTATCCTCGACATTTAGTTCAGCCTACAAATGGGATGCAGTCAGGAAATTCCCTGCAGACGTCTGCAAATGATGCACATGTTCTGGATCAGAAAAAAAGTTTAGGTTCATCTGAACATTTGCAGATGCAACAGCCTAGGCAGCTAAATGCACCGACTCCAAATCTAGCAGCTCCATCTGATGCTGGCCCACTCAGTAACTCTTCCCGTCAGAGTGGACAGGGGACCCAACAAGCACAGCGACCAGGGTTTACTAAACAACAACTTCATGTTCTCAAAGCCCAGATACTTGCATTTAGGCGTTTGAAGGTTTTCCAGCTGTCTTTTCCTCATTTATTATTGTTTCTATTATGTATATGTTGCTGGGGATTTATCACTGCCGTCATTTACGTTTCTGCAATTCCCgctgattgattttttttttctttttacttgaCAGAAAGGAGAAGGTTCTTTGCCTCAGGAGCTTCTTAAAGCTATTGCCCCACCACCGCTTGAACTGCAGACGCAGAGGCAAGTTTCTCCTGTGAGGTTACAAGTTCAGGATAGATCTACAGACAAAACTGTAGAAGACCAAGCAAGGTCGCTGGAGTCTGGAAAAGAGTCTCAGGCTGCTGCTTCTTCAAATGGACAGATATTTTCTAAAGAGGAAGAGAATCTTAGAGATACAGAAGTACCTTTGGCGAAGAGCCACAGCCAATTATTTCAAAACCGGGGAAAAGAACCTGCTTCTATTGATGCGGTTACGAAACTGGAGCAACAAACTGATGTACTTCCTGTTAAGTCAGACCAAGGAGCAGAGGCTAGTACTCAACAGACTCCTAGAAGTGATTCTAATGCTGATAAGGGAAAAGCTGTTGCATCTGATGGAGACCAATCTAATGTTCCTTCACAAGCAAACACTCCCCAGCAGCCCAAGGATACAGCCTCTGCCAGGAAATATCATGGACCGTTGTTTGATTTTCCCTTTTTCACTCGAAAACATGACTCTTATGGGTCTGCAACAGCCAATGCTAATAACAATCTCACGTTGGCATATGATATTAAAGATCTGATTTGTGAAGAAGGTGCAGAGTTCTTTAATAAGAAAAGAGCAAACAGTTTGAAGAAGATAAATGGTCTACTAGCAAAAAATTTGGAAAGGAAAAGGATTAGGCCTGATCTTGTTTTGCGGCTTCAAATTGAAGAGAAAAAGCTTAGGCTACGGGACCTTCAGTCTCGTGTTAGAGATGAAGTGGATCGACAGCAACAGGAGATAATGTCCATGCCTGATAGGCCATACCGTAAATTTGTGAGGTTGTGTGAACGTCAACGCCTTGAAATGAATAGACAAGTATTGGCCAGCCAGAAAGCTGTTAGAGAGAAGCAGCTGAAAACCATTTTTCAGTGGCGTAAGAAACTCCTTGAGGCTCACTGGGCTATACGTGATGCACGCACTGCTCGTAACAGGGGAGTGGCCAAATACCATGAAAAGATGTTGAGAGAGTTCTCAAAGAGAAAAGATGATGGCCGGAACAAAAGGATGGAGGCCTTGAAAAACAATGATGTAGAAAGGTACAGGGAGATGTTGCTGGAACAGCAAACAAATATACCTGGTGATGCTGCTGAAAGATATGCTGTTCTCTCTTCATTTTTGACCCAAACCGAAGATTATCTCCATAAACTTGGAGGTAAGATTACTGCCACAAAGAATCAACAGGAAGTGGAGGAGGCAGCGAATGCTGCAGCAGTTGCAGCTAGATTGCAGGTATGCATACTGCTTTCTCTACGCCACTTCTATTTTTCCAGTACTCCCTGTAGATAACTCTACAAATTCAGCTTAAATGTTGACTATGCTTATCTGTTTCTGTTCTTGATGCAGGGCCTGTCAGAAGAGGAGGTCAGGGCAGCAGCTGCTTGTGCTCGGGAAGAAGTTGTGATCAGAAATAGATTTATGGAAATGAATGCGCCAAAAGATAATTCATCTGTCAACAAGTAAGTCATTACTCACCAAAAGTAATTTAGACGGGGAAATAGCAAAGTACTAGTTGTTACTCATAATTTATCAGCCAATACAACTGTGTGCTTAAAAAGTTCATGCTTATCTGTAAAATACCGACACTCAGACTGCACACGACGTACAATAAGCAATAGTCTCCTTGGATGCTGTCTTTAGAATGTTCTTTACCCGTTTTGTTATGTCTTACGCTAGGTATTATACTCTGGCTCATGCTGTAAACGAACTGGTGGTGAGACAACCTTCAATGCTTCAAGCTGGAACTTTGCGCGATTACCAGCTGGTATCTCCTTCATCCAGACTCTATGTATTGTGAATTTCCTTTTTTCTGTTGTGCCACATGTTGCTGGTTTCTAAGGCTTTCCGCTCGGGGTCATTCAGGTTGGATTGCAATGGATGCTCTCGTTGTATAATAACAAATTAAATGGGATCTTGGCTGATGAGATGGGTCTTGGAAAAACTGTGCAGGTTAAGTCTGCTCTCAGTTTTCAGGAACTCCTGGATTTACTTTACTTTTGACTTTGGCGAGCAATGCATTATACTTTGTCGGCATTATATGCTGATTGTTTTCAGTCTTCGCCGTGCAGGTAATGGCACTGATTGCTTACCTTATGGAGTTTAAGGGCAATTATGGACCACATCTCAT of the Brassica rapa cultivar Chiifu-401-42 chromosome A03, CAAS_Brap_v3.01, whole genome shotgun sequence genome contains:
- the LOC103858199 gene encoding aquaporin PIP1-2 encodes the protein MEGKEEDVRVGANKFPERQPIGTSAQSDKDYKEPPPAPLFEPGELASWSFWRAGIAEFIATFLFLYITVLTVMGVKRSPSMCASVGIQGIAWAFGGMIFALVYCTAGISGGHINPAVTFGLFLARKLSLTRAVYYIVMQCLGAICGAGVVKGFQPKQYQALGGGANTVAPGYTKGSGLGAEIIGTFVLVYTVFSATDAKRNARDSHVPILAPLPIGFAVFLVHLATIPITGTGINPARSLGAAIIFNKDNAWDDHWVFWVGPFIGAALAALYHVIVIRAIPFKSRS
- the LOC103858196 gene encoding SKP1-like protein 20 isoform X3 codes for the protein MTESYLAIMKREMMQSYIWLKTADGSIHRVEKEIAIFFPMICQEVVCKGVGTSKNHAISLPQQVNQATLSLILDYCRFHRVHGRSNKERKTYDQKFIRMDTTMLRELASAADSLQLKPLVDLTCRTLARSMEGKTPEEMREILNFPDDLSHLTDEEKLVPLKNTMDDPGIRLLNRLNAKKRKELKEGERLQNVEVEEHVDERSVDDLVSFINGGDAKVVKTSKGKRRNKNKKDKKIVSSNEKEGAEETGTITRQVEVPNLPSTEDDIFTPKAGSEDGDSDDEMDPAMKEMLDREVEDFARRLNSNYVRSRGQERRLVHFSINGNGTTRRHIGYGLDVKINLQDTIDKFNGLAQFWLVV
- the LOC103858196 gene encoding SKP1-like protein 20 isoform X1; amino-acid sequence: MCNYNFFLRGDTVAWSSTPLPMTESYLAIMKREMMQSYIWLKTADGSIHRVEKEIAIFFPMICQEVVCKGVGTSKNHAISLPQQVNQATLSLILDYCRFHRVHGRSNKERKTYDQKFIRMDTTMLRELASAADSLQLKPLVDLTCRTLARSMEGKTPEEMREILNFPDDLSHLTDEEKLVPLKNTMDDPGIRLLNRLNAKKRKELKEGERLQNVEVEEHVDERSVDDLVSFINGGDAKVVKTSKGKRRNKNKKDKKIVSSNEKEGAEETGTITRQVEVPNLPSTEDDIFTPKAGSEDGDSDDEMDPAMKEMLDREVEDFARRLNSNYVRSRGQERRLVHFSINGNGTTRRHIGYGLDVKINLQDTIDKFNGLAQFWLVV
- the LOC103858198 gene encoding uncharacterized protein LOC103858198, with protein sequence MIDSMEKMIRSSCVSLLFCLVFLLFSSLYGSLHLVEAGKIEITDDLDDVEDNEEDDSWKQWGSKAATPEFDPPPDFSDMGFDQIQEEMAKRTFAPVVGFVKLRLGVHRTKDMVVEIAMRWTKVLRTGGLGVRFMAVDRSTVMFNMQNGKEVTELREFVLSQEEAYEVKIGKQEFRRPGDPPLDDVFEKLQAKQSKDDEDGDTSKNDVTKDEL
- the LOC103858196 gene encoding SKP1-like protein 20 isoform X2, whose protein sequence is MCNYNFFLRGDTVAWSSTPLPMTESYLAIMKREMMQSYIWLKTADGSIHRVEKEIAIFFPMICQEVVCKGVGTSKNHAISLPQQVNQATLSLILDYCRFHRVHGRSNKERKTYDQKFIRMDTTMLRELASAADSLQLKPLVDLTCRTLARSMEGKTPEEMREILNFPDDLSHLTDEEKLVPLKNTMDDPGIRLLNRLNAKKRKELKEGERLQNVEVEEHVDERSVDDLVSFINGGDAKVVKTSKGKRRNKNKKDKKIVSSNEKEGAEETGTITRQVEVPNLPSTEDDIFTPKAGSEDGDSDDEMDPAMKEMLDREVEDFARRLNSNYVRSRGQERRLVHFSINGNGTTRRHIDQSSGHN